One stretch of Nitrosococcus watsonii C-113 DNA includes these proteins:
- a CDS encoding AsmA family protein, with translation MLKKLCVLLALIIAVLLLVIIVAIIVLDENRVKKWASSYVEQAYGRELVIAGDLKLDLLTLQPSITIKGIRLENAEWADKPNMATISKVFFQFELLPLILGKINLLDGEIRDGQVFLAEQKNKTNWNTFLPQEKKPPGYFAVEKIRSFKLSNFTVAYHNKAKKETHTLRMENIRLRDFYSPQRKVSFHGRIDTIPVSFQIDQKASNEKKVDKLLVLTGHIDTIALYATGDISGHPKRVKGKVRVKGTGETLSRLAKLAGLETRTFHAYDGSGTIDANIEDRWLNLTQLTINYGQSQMRGKLKIDLNEKRTLVRGNLLFPVLASPDFRPVAKKGAAELKEEVTDIDVKAQEKQSEKKKLFDDDPIEPFIPARLELYLRIKVDKYVGGDWDRLIQGGKLNIAIKERQLALHPLKIRMLGGKAVLKGLIDQSRNNLTGADLKLTANHFGLKKISEELADLDNKLNMDDIIGGNFDAVANLHASGSSPQGVASTLNGDLNFLVEDGYISSLLVEALQLDVTEALVSWLADNPKPELNCLVGLFDINSGRIETKSLLINTDDSNVVGNGFVDLDKELVRYVLTAREKDFSLTGAPIKIVTEGDLLNPRIDIGGKDSVLEVAAEVFATPIAKSFKNIFSGGRESKNKKLTNCKKFMADIARIQQESRRYEKIR, from the coding sequence ATAATAGTGGCGATAATAGTGCTTGATGAGAATAGGGTTAAAAAATGGGCTTCCAGCTACGTAGAACAAGCGTATGGCAGAGAATTGGTGATAGCGGGTGATCTCAAGTTAGATTTATTGACATTGCAACCTAGCATTACAATAAAAGGAATAAGGCTAGAAAACGCGGAATGGGCGGATAAGCCCAATATGGCGACTATCAGTAAAGTTTTTTTCCAGTTTGAACTTTTGCCGTTAATACTGGGAAAAATCAACCTCCTAGATGGGGAAATCAGGGATGGTCAAGTGTTTTTGGCTGAGCAAAAGAACAAAACTAATTGGAATACTTTCTTACCGCAAGAGAAAAAGCCTCCGGGTTATTTTGCAGTAGAGAAGATCAGAAGTTTTAAGCTAAGTAATTTTACGGTGGCTTACCATAACAAAGCAAAAAAAGAAACCCATACCTTGCGGATGGAAAACATTCGGTTGCGAGATTTTTATTCCCCCCAAAGAAAAGTCTCCTTCCATGGGAGGATTGATACTATTCCAGTTAGTTTTCAAATTGATCAAAAAGCAAGCAATGAAAAAAAGGTAGATAAACTTCTCGTGCTGACAGGTCATATCGACACGATAGCACTTTATGCTACTGGCGATATTTCCGGCCATCCTAAGAGAGTAAAGGGTAAAGTGCGGGTAAAGGGGACCGGGGAAACATTATCGCGGTTAGCCAAGCTAGCCGGTTTAGAAACCAGAACTTTTCATGCTTATGACGGTTCTGGCACTATTGATGCAAATATAGAGGATAGATGGTTAAATCTGACTCAGCTGACGATTAATTATGGTCAGAGTCAAATGAGAGGGAAGTTGAAGATAGACTTAAATGAAAAACGAACGCTTGTTAGAGGAAATCTGCTATTCCCGGTGCTGGCAAGCCCAGATTTCAGGCCCGTGGCTAAAAAAGGCGCGGCCGAGTTAAAAGAAGAAGTCACGGATATTGATGTTAAGGCGCAAGAAAAGCAAAGCGAGAAGAAAAAGCTCTTCGATGATGATCCTATCGAGCCTTTTATCCCAGCAAGGCTTGAACTTTACCTACGTATAAAAGTGGATAAATATGTCGGCGGTGATTGGGATAGGCTTATTCAAGGAGGTAAACTTAATATTGCAATCAAGGAAAGGCAGCTTGCGCTGCATCCATTAAAAATAAGGATGCTAGGAGGAAAGGCTGTTCTGAAAGGGCTCATCGATCAATCTAGGAATAATTTAACAGGAGCCGACCTTAAACTAACCGCTAATCATTTTGGACTCAAGAAAATCTCTGAAGAGCTAGCCGATCTTGACAATAAGCTCAATATGGATGACATCATTGGAGGGAATTTTGATGCGGTGGCTAACTTGCATGCCAGTGGTAGTTCACCGCAAGGGGTGGCTTCCACCTTGAATGGGGATCTGAACTTCCTGGTTGAGGACGGCTATATCAGCAGTTTGCTGGTAGAAGCCCTGCAGCTCGATGTGACTGAAGCGCTCGTTTCTTGGCTGGCCGATAATCCAAAGCCGGAATTGAACTGTCTGGTGGGATTATTTGATATCAATTCCGGACGTATCGAAACCAAGTCCCTGCTGATCAATACTGATGACTCTAATGTAGTGGGTAATGGATTCGTGGATCTGGATAAGGAGTTAGTGAGGTACGTGTTGACTGCCAGGGAAAAAGATTTCTCTTTAACCGGGGCGCCCATTAAAATAGTGACAGAGGGCGATCTATTGAATCCCAGAATTGATATTGGTGGCAAAGATTCAGTGCTTGAGGTGGCTGCCGAGGTGTTTGCTACCCCTATCGCCAAAAGCTTTAAAAATATCTTTAGCGGTGGAAGAGAGAGTAAGAATAAAAAATTAACTAATTGTAAGAAGTTTATGGCCGATATTGCTCGTATTCAGCAAGAAAGCAGGCGTTATGAAAAAATCCGTTAA
- a CDS encoding LysM peptidoglycan-binding domain-containing protein, with translation MKAYLSLISTLTGLKNTTVGVMMDHSRSNVHNYYRRANHKPFGCGPTRSYGGILSVVIVLLLIVILAAGAVWTYLGRQGEEVKVTNQENKALAPQASATKSAEPESTDELAANDKKYTLATNEQEATLKEEKDDFAAILEELNREEEKAESEKPGESSPQLARDKMPAQTVPKQTEPTSHEENSFEPAPKKPYERGKVPTAEELENTESFRSQSSESSPLQTEQPEPSGIGQKGEEASTERPKSIGLPSTPPEQPKPSGMDQRGEEINSKSVTIQRGDSLSSLAARVYGDANKWRVIYEANQDKIKNPDQLLVGTKLTIPASK, from the coding sequence ATGAAAGCCTATTTATCCCTTATTTCGACTTTAACTGGCTTAAAAAATACTACTGTTGGAGTAATGATGGATCATTCCAGGTCCAACGTTCATAATTACTACCGCCGAGCTAACCATAAGCCTTTTGGGTGCGGTCCCACGAGAAGTTATGGTGGGATTTTGTCCGTAGTCATTGTACTCTTATTGATTGTAATATTAGCAGCAGGTGCAGTATGGACATACCTTGGCCGCCAGGGTGAAGAAGTAAAGGTAACCAACCAGGAAAATAAAGCACTCGCTCCCCAGGCAAGCGCAACTAAATCCGCGGAACCCGAATCTACTGATGAGCTAGCTGCTAATGATAAAAAATATACATTAGCTACTAACGAACAGGAAGCTACGCTAAAAGAGGAAAAGGATGACTTTGCCGCGATTTTAGAGGAATTAAATAGGGAGGAAGAGAAGGCTGAATCTGAAAAACCCGGAGAGTCTTCTCCACAGCTAGCGCGGGATAAGATGCCTGCCCAAACAGTCCCTAAACAGACCGAACCCACCTCGCACGAGGAAAACTCATTTGAACCAGCCCCCAAGAAACCCTATGAGAGAGGGAAAGTCCCGACAGCGGAAGAGCTAGAGAACACGGAATCTTTCCGCTCTCAATCTAGCGAATCTTCTCCCCTTCAAACGGAACAACCCGAACCTTCGGGAATAGGGCAAAAGGGAGAGGAAGCCTCGACAGAGCGTCCTAAATCCATTGGGCTACCCAGCACTCCACCAGAGCAGCCCAAACCTTCAGGGATGGACCAGCGCGGAGAAGAAATTAACTCAAAATCAGTCACTATTCAACGGGGTGATTCTCTTTCATCTCTTGCCGCGAGAGTCTACGGCGATGCGAATAAGTGGCGTGTGATTTACGAGGCAAATCAGGATAAGATCAAAAATCCTGATCAATTATTGGTAGGGACTAAGTTAACTATTCCTGCATCGAAGTAA
- a CDS encoding glucan biosynthesis protein G, with the protein MKQKIGYFLILFLFLAPGMAKAEPNLIPAQQTDTPSTKPFDFSIVEKIARQQATQPYSENSEAGVLPESLAGLDNDQYHNIRYNPKQTLWRGQDLPFQLQFFPRGFLFKDQVTIHIIEKGIPHTVTYSNSLFDFGNHSFSEPLPPDLGFAGFRIFYPLRKDKELNEIAAFLGASYFRAIGLGQVYGLSARGLAVDTGLTKTEEFPLFKEFWIQKPNKQSSELTVYALLDSPGMTGAYQFIIRPGITTTLEVTSHLFFRHGVERLGMAPLTSMFFHGENTDYFVDDVRPEVHDSDGLLIGKGNGEWVWRPLTNPRRLQVSVFSDTDPIGFGLMQRDRHFGHYQDLENKYQLRPSAWVESVGQWGEGAIYLIEIPSDAEQNDNIAAFWVPQQPIREAEDWVFKYRLHFLANNSPEPAGGGKALTTRIGSGGAEVLNGKRRKFVVDFASETLRLISKHAPVEADISTSQGRIMHPVVHKNPFTNHWRLSFELESEASEKPIDLRAYLKVGEETLSETWIYQWSKP; encoded by the coding sequence ATGAAACAAAAAATAGGTTATTTTTTAATATTATTTCTTTTCCTAGCCCCAGGGATGGCTAAGGCGGAGCCGAATTTAATACCCGCTCAACAAACGGATACCCCCTCTACTAAGCCTTTTGATTTTTCCATAGTGGAGAAAATAGCGCGCCAGCAGGCAACACAGCCCTATAGCGAAAACTCGGAAGCAGGCGTACTACCTGAATCGTTGGCTGGCCTTGACAATGACCAATACCATAATATCCGTTATAACCCAAAACAGACTCTTTGGCGGGGGCAAGATCTGCCCTTTCAATTGCAGTTTTTCCCTCGTGGGTTTTTGTTCAAGGACCAGGTTACGATTCATATTATTGAAAAAGGTATCCCCCACACGGTTACCTACTCGAACAGTCTATTTGATTTTGGAAATCATTCATTCTCTGAACCACTTCCCCCCGATCTTGGCTTTGCTGGTTTTCGGATATTTTACCCCCTTCGTAAGGATAAGGAGCTGAACGAAATAGCTGCTTTCTTGGGGGCTAGCTACTTCCGTGCCATTGGTTTAGGGCAAGTGTATGGCCTTTCCGCTAGAGGCTTAGCGGTAGATACGGGCCTAACAAAAACGGAAGAATTCCCACTATTTAAAGAATTTTGGATCCAAAAGCCCAACAAGCAAAGTAGCGAGCTTACCGTCTATGCTCTGTTGGATAGTCCAGGTATGACTGGGGCCTATCAATTTATTATTCGGCCAGGCATAACCACCACGCTAGAAGTTACCTCCCATTTATTTTTCCGACATGGAGTTGAGCGTCTGGGTATGGCCCCCCTCACGAGCATGTTTTTTCATGGGGAAAATACGGATTATTTTGTGGATGATGTCCGCCCTGAAGTCCATGATTCGGATGGTCTGCTCATTGGTAAGGGTAATGGCGAGTGGGTCTGGCGGCCGCTCACTAACCCTCGCCGCCTGCAGGTAAGCGTTTTTAGTGATACCGATCCTATTGGTTTTGGCCTGATGCAGCGCGATCGACATTTTGGCCACTATCAAGATCTGGAGAATAAATACCAGTTACGGCCAAGCGCCTGGGTAGAAAGCGTGGGGCAGTGGGGGGAAGGCGCTATTTACCTTATCGAGATTCCAAGCGATGCGGAACAAAATGATAATATCGCTGCTTTTTGGGTTCCTCAGCAACCGATCAGGGAAGCGGAAGACTGGGTTTTTAAGTATCGCTTGCACTTCTTGGCTAATAACTCGCCCGAGCCTGCTGGAGGAGGTAAGGCACTCACTACCCGGATTGGTAGTGGCGGAGCAGAGGTATTGAACGGTAAGCGGCGTAAATTCGTAGTGGATTTTGCCAGCGAGACTCTTCGACTTATCAGTAAGCACGCCCCTGTAGAGGCTGATATTAGTACTTCTCAGGGGCGTATTATGCATCCTGTGGTACATAAGAATCCCTTTACTAACCACTGGCGCCTGAGTTTTGAACTAGAATCGGAAGCGAGTGAAAAACCTATAGATTTGCGGGCTTATCTTAAAGTCGGTGAAGAGACGCTAAGTGAAACCTGGATCTATCAATGGAGCAAACCATGA
- the mdoH gene encoding glucans biosynthesis glucosyltransferase MdoH, whose translation MTFPAISKYKRILRRQIYYGLVLITTFGALFLLTGVFQKGGITLLEGLLLLLYMLLILWISASFWTAILGFWSLLRQGDDPLSISAWTLKKKPTTTPSPLAKTALVMPIYNEEPQRVFAGLRAIYQSLLKTGQAETFDIFILSDTQDPDLWVEEEWHWHRMCQELNAHGRIFYRNREQNSGRKSGNIADFCKRWGDAYRYMIVLDADSLMGGRTLVQMVELMEAHPSTALIQAPPRPVNRESLFARILQFGASLYGPLFNAGIAFWQLGQSNYWGHNAIIRIQPFVQHCDLPKLSGREPFGGEILSHDFVEAALLHKAGWEVWLAPDLRESYEELPSTLIDYAKRDRRWCQGNLQHLCLLFSPGWRSISRLHLLMGIMSYLASPLWLLFLIVAAIEAYIQSHKEIDYFLSNSLFPVWPESYAIEMTTVLIVTLSMLFVPKLLSLVLLFLNKQEQVFHGGMGKASLSVVLETLFSALIAPILMLYQSRFVTAILLRQNIGWPSQRRDEHKLGLKEAWVAHRGQTLLGLTAGLISYFYIPVFFWWLTPVLIGLVLSIPLSMYSSSIYLGQRAREKGLFLIPEETWPPQVLILLHENLASLSTQSSLDGQGAKRLFGDSEVRAIHLHLLPERTLSKRERYYLKALNYKLIEQGFDSLSAREKRYLLSDPKSLKGLSIELSNTG comes from the coding sequence ATGACTTTTCCGGCTATCTCTAAATATAAACGTATCCTTAGGCGACAAATTTATTATGGCTTGGTTCTTATCACCACTTTCGGCGCGCTCTTTTTGCTCACGGGAGTTTTTCAAAAAGGCGGTATCACGCTGTTGGAAGGCTTGCTCCTTCTCTTATATATGCTTCTAATTCTATGGATCAGCGCTTCTTTTTGGACTGCGATCCTCGGCTTCTGGAGTTTGCTCCGGCAAGGCGATGATCCGCTCTCAATTTCTGCCTGGACTTTAAAGAAAAAACCTACTACTACCCCAAGCCCGCTTGCTAAAACGGCTCTGGTCATGCCGATTTATAATGAGGAACCGCAAAGAGTATTCGCGGGGCTGCGAGCAATTTATCAATCCTTGCTCAAAACGGGCCAAGCGGAAACATTCGATATTTTCATCCTTAGCGATACCCAAGACCCGGATCTCTGGGTGGAGGAGGAGTGGCATTGGCATCGAATGTGCCAAGAGCTAAACGCTCATGGGCGTATTTTCTATCGTAATCGGGAACAAAATAGTGGCCGCAAGAGTGGCAATATTGCTGATTTTTGCAAACGGTGGGGAGATGCTTACCGTTATATGATTGTTCTTGATGCGGATAGCCTTATGGGAGGCCGCACTTTGGTGCAAATGGTTGAGCTGATGGAAGCGCATCCTTCGACCGCTTTAATCCAGGCGCCCCCCCGCCCCGTTAATCGCGAATCTTTGTTTGCCCGTATCCTGCAATTCGGGGCTAGCCTTTATGGTCCCTTGTTTAACGCGGGCATTGCTTTTTGGCAATTAGGGCAGAGCAATTATTGGGGTCACAATGCCATCATCCGTATTCAGCCGTTTGTTCAGCATTGCGATTTGCCGAAGCTCTCTGGCCGCGAACCCTTTGGTGGCGAAATCCTCAGTCATGATTTTGTTGAAGCGGCTCTACTCCACAAGGCCGGTTGGGAGGTTTGGCTTGCGCCTGATCTCAGGGAAAGTTATGAGGAACTTCCCTCCACCCTGATTGATTACGCCAAACGGGATCGCCGCTGGTGTCAAGGTAACTTGCAACATCTTTGCCTCCTCTTTTCCCCTGGCTGGCGATCTATTAGCCGCCTTCATCTTCTTATGGGAATTATGTCTTACTTGGCTTCACCACTTTGGCTGCTATTCCTAATAGTGGCCGCGATTGAGGCTTATATACAAAGCCACAAGGAAATCGACTATTTTTTAAGCAATAGTCTCTTTCCCGTATGGCCTGAATCCTACGCTATTGAGATGACCACGGTGCTGATAGTGACCCTTTCCATGCTCTTTGTCCCTAAGCTTTTAAGCCTTGTTCTCTTGTTTTTGAATAAGCAAGAACAGGTATTCCATGGCGGCATGGGAAAAGCGAGCCTTAGCGTAGTACTAGAAACCTTATTCTCAGCGCTTATTGCCCCCATACTCATGCTGTACCAAAGCAGATTCGTAACGGCAATCTTGTTACGCCAGAACATCGGCTGGCCCTCCCAACGCCGGGATGAGCATAAGCTTGGCTTAAAGGAAGCATGGGTTGCCCACCGGGGACAGACGTTATTGGGTCTTACAGCAGGCTTAATAAGCTATTTTTATATTCCAGTTTTTTTCTGGTGGCTCACGCCCGTATTAATAGGGCTAGTACTATCTATCCCTCTTTCCATGTATTCAAGCAGCATTTACTTAGGCCAGCGCGCCCGAGAAAAAGGATTGTTCCTGATCCCGGAAGAAACCTGGCCACCGCAGGTACTTATCTTGCTGCATGAAAACCTTGCCAGCCTATCCACGCAATCTAGCCTTGACGGCCAAGGAGCAAAGCGGCTATTCGGAGATTCGGAAGTCCGCGCTATCCATCTACATCTCCTACCTGAACGCACTTTAAGCAAGAGAGAAAGGTACTATCTCAAGGCATTAAATTATAAATTAATAGAACAAGGGTTTGACAGCCTATCCGCTCGGGAGAAGCGTTACTTACTCTCCGATCCAAAGTCCCTAAAAGGTCTATCCATTGAGCTATCCAATACCGGATAG